In Saccharomyces paradoxus chromosome IV, complete sequence, the DNA window TTACGACAAATTGTAAGAGTgattaaaaatttttcaattatttAGTTTCTTCTGTTTTGTCGTAATATATTGGGCATTTCCGTGTCCTTTTGACTTTTTGTAGTTTATTCCCACGTATACTTCCTATCTATAGtgttattttcatatttaatCATATTTCCATATTAGATATCTGCCCCCCTGTATAATAGTTACtatgattttttattcttgctTTGCGGCGCGGGCAAccaacttctttttcttgacaGTCGCGGTGATGGCCTTTAAAAATAGCATAAACATTGGCCTAAGCAAAGTTGCTAAACTAATTATACAAAATACACATTCCTAACACAGAAGCATGGAGCTCTCATCCAACCTAAAGGGACAATATATTGAATGGCTACAAGAACTGGTTGATGGGTTAAGCCCCAAGCAAGAACAGCTCAAAATAGCTTatgaaaaagcaaaaaggaACTTACAAAGTGCTGAAGGTTCATTTTATTATCCCAtagatttaaaaaaagtaaaggGAATTGGCAATACAATCATAAAAAGGTTAGATGCAAAGTTACAGGACTATTGCAAAATTCACGGGATTCCTCCTGTTGAAGCCCCTTCCCTAACCCAAACAACTAGCACTAGGCCACCAAAGAGGACTACTACAGCTCTGCGCAGCATAGTAAACTCATGCGAGAGTGATAAGAATGAAGCTCACGAAGAAAGGGGAGctaaaaagagaaaaaccAGAAAGTATATacctaaaaaaagatctGGCGGCTACGCTATCCTTCTTTCCTTGCTCGAGCTTAATGCCATTTTTCGAGGTGTTAGCAAAGAGCAAGTCATTGAGCTTGCAGGAAAATACAGCGAACACTGTATGACcccaaatttttcaacaaaggAGTTTCACGGTGCTTGGTCATCCATCACTGCGCTCAAAAAACATTCTTTGGTTCTTGAGGAAGGTAGGCCGAAAAGATACTCGCTAACCGAAGAAGGCGTACAATTAACAAAGAGCTTGAAGTTAGCAGATGGGATTTCATTTCCAAAAGAGAGTGATGAACCAGATGAGTATCGTGCAATTAGGAATGAAAGTAGCGAATTCACAGCGAATCTGACTGACCTCCGTGGTGAATATGgtaaagaagaggaagcCAGCGATATAAATAACACTTCAGTCATGTTGGATATAACTTTTCAAGATTTAAGCACGCCGCAAAGGCTGCAGAACAGTATATTCAGAAACGAAAGACTGCGTACCCAAACCAATACGTGCTCTCATGAATTGAAGGAGATCTCTGATAATCAAACAATATCTGATACTGCAGTGAAGGCTAAAAGTACAACAACGAGAAGAAGGTACAATGGAATAAGTTATGAACTGTGGTGTAACGGCGATTTCGAAGTTTTCCCAATTATTGACCATAGAGAAATAAAGTCACAATCTGACCGTGActtcttttcaaaggcATTTGAGAGAAAAGGGATGAAGTCAGAAATAAAGCAACTCGCTTTAGGTGATATTATATGGGTtgcaaagaataaaaataccGGGTTGCAGTGTGTGCTTAACACGATagtagaaagaaaaaggctAGATGATTTAGCTTTAAGTATAAGGGATAACAGGTTTATGgagcaaaaaaataggtTAGAGAAATCTGGCTGTGATAACAAGTATTATCTCATTGAAGAGACTATGAGTGGCAACATTGGAAATATGAACGAGGCACTGAAGACCGCGCTTTGGCTCATTTTAGTTTATTATAAATTTTCCATGATAAGAACTTGCAATTCGGATGAAACCGTGGAAAAGATACATGCATTGCATACTGTAATTTCTCACCATTATTCTCAAAAAGATCTCATAGTTATATTTCCAAGTGACCTTAAGAGCCAAGACGATTACAAAAAGGTACTCTTGCAATTTCGTCGAGAATTTGAACGAAAGGGTGGTATTGAATGTTGTCATAATTTTGAATGTTTTCAAGAACTAATGGGAAAAGGCGATCTAAAGACGGTAGGTGAGTTGACTATACATGTTTTAATGCTTGTTAAAGGCATATCCTTAGAAAAAGCGGTAGCTATCCAAGAAATATATCCTACCCTAAATAAAATACTGATGGCGTATAATACATGCTCTTCGGAGGAAGAGGCTAAGTTGTTGATGTTTAATGTCCTGGGAGATGCACCTGGCgcgaaaaaaattactaaGGGTCTATCAGAAAAGATATATGATGCTTTTGGTAAGTTTTAGCCATTTGAAGTACCATCATTCACATAAGGTTTTATAGAGAAAAAGTGATAATATTCGTTTTAACTaatatacacatatataaGAAGAGAAGCCTTAATCTCGTCACGACAGGAATACCACGAGCATATCTGAAAACTCGCCTGATACATTATAATACCAGTCAACCAGTCATCATCAATGATAAGTACGAAAGACATAATGGACATCAATGCCATTATCAAAAACCTTTCCAACTTCTTCCAATGACAAACCTTTGACTTCTGGATACCAAAAATACACGAAAAACCAGGCACAAACTGtgaaaaaagcaaaaatgaGCATCGTGTTTTCATCACCAATGATGTTAATAGCGCTCAGATATGTCATTGAAACAAGTGCATTGGTTAGCCAATTCGTGCAGGCTATACAAGATGCCCCAAATGATCTCCTATTCAAAGGGAGGAATTCTACGCAGGTCCATGGAACGCTGCCCATTGCAGAAGCATATGCCGCGACATAAATTACAACGGAGATCAAAAGTAAACCAACCTGGTTATGACCGAAACCTACACTGCACAGAAGTAACCCGACAGTCATAATCAAAATTGTTCTCAATAAGATGGCTCTTCTGCCCAAAGAGTCCATGGAGTACATAGCGAAAAAAGTGAATATGAAGTTTGTTGAGGCAATCAAAATTGGGGGTAGTAGAGGGTTTTTTATATCaaatttagaaaatattattgcCGCGTAGTACATAAAGGCATTAAAGCCAGTGACTTGCTGGAAAAACATTAACACACAACCTACTAATAACGCTCTTATCGTCCGCGGTTCCATCCTgtgtcttttctttttattagATGTCGTGACCCCGTTTAAAGCTGGACCTCGCAATGCCGATAGAAATGCTGATGAGGAGGACACAGTATTACTGGCTCTTTCAGTGTTCGAGGAAAGTCTCTTAATATTGGATGGGCTAAGAGTTCCCGAGCCTGAACTATCCATGTATCGAACAACCGATTGGGATTGCACAAGTAAGGGTTCACTCGCATCTTCGTATATTCGTAACTTATCAAGTTCAATTATTAGCTGCTTGATTTTACTATTAACGTGGTATGTAGATGCAGTAGGATATAGCATTCTTAAAGAATCTCTAGCGTACAGGATGTCTCCTTTAGAGATGGACCATCGTGGCGATTCAGGAATAAAATCCAATATCGAAAGGAATAAAATAGCTGGAATAGCAGAAAATGCAAACAAATATCTCCATGAATTATCAATTCCTTTGATAAGAGATGCAATCACATACGAAACCAATTGACCTCCAGTGATAGCAATAATGTTCAATGTCAACATAAAACCCCTGATTCTGGAAGGTGATATTTCACTCAAAAATAAGGGGACACACTGGGCAGACACTCCAACAGCGACCCCTACCAGCAATCTGCCACAGATCAAGAACGTCAATGTTCTTGCTGTAGCCATTCCAACTGCAGCCAGaataaaaattgaacaaCAGATCGCGAGAgtaattcttcttccataCCTATCTGCTAAAGGAAATGCCAACATAGACCCGAAGAATGAACCGACACTTGTACTCGAGGTAATCAACTCCTTTTGAACGTCCGTCAAGACTGCCAAAGATAGATCTTCGGGCTTTAGAGAAAGCAGAACACCTGATATAACGCCTGTATCATAGCCAAATAATAACCCACCAACGGTAGCACCAACGAAGATTAAGGACGTTTTGAACGTTAAAGCATATGGGAGTTGCTCAATATCGTTAGCAGTATTGGATGTTACCTGAGAGATAATGGAATACAGATCAGAATAAACGTCTTCGCTTTCGCCCGTAGACATACCTCTATCAAGTTTTGACTTGCCTGTCGCTTGCCCTTAtgcttttgttttctgCTGAGAAGAGACACTTTTTAACCATGGACTATAAGTACACGCTCTAGTTGCACATATAAGGTCTTTTATGGTTCAAgaagtttcttttgtatACAAATATTGTCATGCAAACCATCCAGTTGCTATGGTATCCTACTTTACTAAATTATTGATCGAGCCGATGTTCGGATGTTGCGATAATATTGGtaccagaaaaaaaaggagaggGCTTTGTAATATTGATGAACAAactatttttgaagaataaagTAGAGTGAGACTCAAGTAGGTATTCAACACCAAAGAGTCAGAGACTAATAAGTGCATATGAGTTTCAAAGGGTTTACCAAGGCTGTTAGTAGGGCTCCTCAGTCCTTCCGTCAAAAGTTCAAGATGGGCGAGCAGACTGAGGATCCTGTTTACGAAGATGCAGAACGTCGTTTTCAAGAATTGGAGCAAGAAACTAAAAAATTAAGTGAGGAATCGAAGAGATACTCAACTGCGGTGAATGGAATGCTGACACATCAAATTGGGTTTGCCAAATCCATGGAggaaattttcaaaccCATCAGTGGTAAAATGAGCGACCCTAATGCCACCATACCGGAGGACAACCCACAGGGTATCGAAGCAAGTGAACAATATAGGGCAATTGTCGCAGAGTTACAGGAAACATTGAAGCCGGACCTGGCCTTggtggaagaaaaaatcgttACGCCATGCCAGgaattgttgaaaattatTACTTATATTCGTAAAATGGCCACCAAGAGAAATCACAAAAAACTAGATTTAGATAGACATCTAAACACCTATAACAAGcatgaaaagaagaaggagcCAACTGCCAAGGATGAAGAGAGGTTGTATAAAGCACAGGCTCAAGTGGAAGTGGCTCAACAAGAATATGATTACTATAACGACTTGCTAAAGACTCAATTGCCAATCCTGTTTAGTTTGGAAGCCGAATTTGTGAAACCATTATTCGTCTCATTTTATTTCATGCAATTGAACATTTTTTACACTTTGTATAATAAACTTCAAGACATGAAAATTCCatattttgatttgaaCAGTGACATTGTGGAGTCATACATTGCCAAGAAAGGTAATGTGGAAGAGCAAACGGATGCTTTGACCATTACCCATTTTAAACTCGGTTACTCTAAGGCGAAACTGGAGATGACCAGAAGGAAGTACGGCGTAGCGACCGCGGAAGGCTCACCTGTAAGTGGTGCATCAAGCGGGGTTGGGTACGGTGCTGGATACGACGCAGCAACTGCAACTTCTCCAACCTCTACAGGATACGGTTATGGTGCCGCAGCGCCAGGTTACGCGGCTCAACCTGCTACACAGTATGGTGccgctgctgctgttggTACTGTCCCAGGTACTTTCCCACAATATGGTGCTGCACAATCCCCTCCACTCACCGGACTAGGCTTCCAACAATCACCACAGCAGCAGGGCCCACCACCGGCCTACTCCAATCCTCTAGCATCACCTGTTGCTGGCGCCCCAGCCGTGGCCGCAGCAGCAGCTCCCGGTGTTGAAACTGTTACCGCATTATATGACTATCAAGCCCAAGCTGCAGGTGACTTGTCTTTCCCAGCGGGTGCAGTTATAGAAATTGTCCAGCGTACTCCAGACGTGAACGAATGGTGGACAGGAAGATACAATGGCCAGCAAGGTGTGTTTCCCGGGAACTACGTGCAACTCAATAAGAATTAAAAGAGGCCTCTGTATTTCTCTGTATTCGCCACCTTCAGTTGTAAGGATACTatcattattcttttcttttattgtaATGTTCCTTAATTTAAATACTATATAAGGCAATTTATCCTTCTGCCAACCAAGTGTTGTCTGAGTCTATTTGTTCTGGATATGCGGCGAGCACCTTACCCTACTAACAATGACCCAAAAGGGAAAGAGCGCGTTCTCAAATGGGCTACCGCTTTCCCTATATGGTACAGAGGTTACCACATAGGGAAATCAGCTTTGTTACTCGCCTCGCCTGGTCTTCCCAAAACGTCGTTCCCCAGTCTCCTTTCTCATTTATAAAACACCATCTCTCTCTGGTCGATGACACAGCCCAGTTGGGAAACAGCTGCTGacaaacagaaaaaagcaAGACTAGTGGACTGGCGCGGAAGAAACTCACCTACATTGCACAACGTCTTTAAGCAGGGTGTACGCATTCATTACTATTAGTACTAAAtttagaagaaatcatCCTTTTTACTCGCGAAACTGTTAAGCTTGATCGGACGATCTCAtaagagaaaaaacaaacttTGATAAAGTTTTCATTTAGTTCCATAAGAAAGTAGGCCCGTTACAAGACACTATATTTTTGCTCGTCTCGCTGCTTTTACTCACCAGTGGCTTAAAATTCCACACATTTTTGACCGCTTAAGCTTCGACGTATTACAAAGTTATCAGCGcagattttctttaagAAAGTTATATTCCGGTGTACAAAAGCGGTTCTCATTTCATAGCagttttttcttaaagCAGAGGGGCAGAGAAATTTGCCTTCACAAGTTCGCTTTCGAGCCTTCCATTTTGATTCCTGCTTTGGCGTTATTTTCATCCTCTCAATAGCGCAGACTTAATAAAACACACTAAAACTTTCCCCACCATGCCAAATAGTACTCTGAAGCAAGGTCCCAAGATCGAAAATGTTTCTCCTTCTAAAGGTCACGTCCCAAGTTTTTGGAAACAGTTCATAAACAACCCCAAGAGTATGTCATCCGAAAATATTACAGTCCCTAGGTCACCAAATTCTCTTTCAAGAAATGCTCAACCAACCACTTTAAAGCGGCCTCCATTATCTTCAAGACCATATTCATATAATACCCCAACCAAGGATAGAAAATCATTTTCTAAATCTGCAAAACAgaacaataacaataataacgcCAATTCTGGGACATCGCCTCACGCAGAGTTCAAAAATTACAGAGATATGTTTTTATCTAATAGAAATGGTTTCACAGGTAGGGTTTTTGGTGTTACATTAGCAGAATCGTTAAGCGTTGCCAGTGCAGAGGTCATCGTTCAAAGTGAATTGGTTAGTTTTGGTCGGATACCCATCGTGGTGGCCAAGTGCGGCGCCTACCTAAAAGCAAATGGGTTAGAGACCTCAGGTATATTTCGTATAGCGGGCAATGGTAAAAGAGTAAAAGCTCTTCAATACATATTCTCGTCGCCGCCTGATTATGGTACCAAATTCAACGACTGGGAAACATATACAGTGCACGATGTTGCATCGCTCCTGAGGAGATACCTAAATAATTTGGCCGAACCGTTAATACCCTTATCCCTATATGAACAATTCAGAGACCCGCTACGAGCTAGACCCAGAATCCTAAGACATATGTTGACGCACGAAGTTTCTCATCCGAATGCGAATAAAGCGAATAACATAACAGTAAAATCAAGTAGACAGAATTATAACGATGATGGCGCTAATGATGGTGACATTGAGAAGGAGGATActaaagatgatgaagaaaaaagacgAAGGAAAATACGTCATAAGAGAAGACTGACTCGTGATATTAGGGCAGCTATTAAGGAATACGAAGAACTCTTTGTTACCTTATCCAATGACACGAAACAGCTAACTATATATCTACTTGATTTACTGAGTCTTTTTGCCAGGCAGTCACAGTTTAACCTAATGTCTGGAAGGAATTTAGCGGCCATCTTCCAACCTTCAATACTATCACATCCTCAACATGATATGGACCCCAGAGAATACGAATTATCCCGACTGGTGGTAGAGTTTCTGATAGAATACTCGTACAAACTATTGCCTCATCTTTTGAAGTTGgccaaaaaagaacaacaGAAACGGTTGTCGAccgaaaagaagaacaataATGCAgagaaacagaaaatagATCCTACAGAAATACCAAGGATCACCTCATCGGATTCCCCACCAATAGTTTCTTCCAATAAATATCCATCGACGATTGACAATAGCAACAAACTAGATCGCCCTACGTTATCACCAATATCTACTTCGATACCGGAGAACTCATCAGATCTGCAGGACtcaaaaatgttgaaaCCTCCGAAGCAAAGAAGACCACattcaaaatcttttggATCTACTCCTGTTCCTCCAGACGTTATTGCTagtaataaaagaagaacgaATTTATTCCCGTGGTTACATAAACCGGGAATTTTGAGTGACACAGGAGACAATGGCGATTTAACTGCTACTGAAGCTGAAGGTGATGAttatgaagaagaaaatgttgaTCCATACGGTCAATCTCCAGCAAGCGTGCACTCAGGTTCCCTGCCCAAACAGCATCACTTGCCAATTCCTCGGATGAACAGATCGTTGAGCGGAAACAGTACCAACTCATCATTTAACACTAGACCAATTTCGATGATCCTAACCAGTGGTAATGATAATTCCGCGGACCATTTAGAATTGCTAAGTAACAGTCATAGCAATAGTGAGCGCAGCCATGCTTTGCCATTAACTGAAGACGATGGCGACGaaagaaattcaagatCACGCAAGAGAGAATCATGGTTTCAAAGGCTAACAAGTCGATCGGGCTCTGCCAACAGAGCCTGATAACACtattatttgtttcttttaaatttcctcatttttttttcgttgtTTCCCTGATAACCTGTCGGCAGTTTCTTTCGCTTTATTTGCCCTCTGTATAATTagtaaataaatatcaTTCCCTTTCAGGATTTATAGCCATAAAGATGAACATATACAACATAAATcacgaagaagaaaattacGGACAATCATTCTTTAGCGCCAATTAGagtatttaaaaaaaaaagacaaaccaaaaaaatcgaGAGGTTGTTCTAATATGTTATGAATATTGTTATGTTCATAtgccagaaaaaaaaaatcagtgtttacaatttttgaatgatgaATTCCTAAGCTATATAACCGGCAGTTTCATCCTGGCAATAACAGAGGTCATCATTGAGCATAAATGACTATCTCTGTAAAATTCTCATCGTAAAATCTGAACCAAgcttatatatatatatatatatctatttGCTCATTAGTCTAGTCCaacaatatcaaaattAGTTGATTCATTCGCTAACTTTGTCCTTTTATTACTGGACGTCTCAGAAACCTCAGTATCAATCGGCCTTTTCTTTGAGCCATTCATCGGTTCCATATCAATGACGatctcattttcatcatcgtctaATATCACGATGCCATCCTCCCCATGACTATTCGCGGTTGTAACTGCATCTGTACCTTTTTCACCTCTTTCCTGCTCTTCATTTGTTGATGTACTATTACCAGTCTTCACTAATGGGACTTGAATGTCCGGTAATCTGCACGTATCACAAGGGAGTTCATCATCAACAGAAAGGTATAATTCAATGGATTTGCGAATCATCGTATCACCTTCTTCATCGGAAAACAGTATTATAGAACCATTTCCAAGATTAACTTCCGATAAAGTACGATCGTTCAAATCCTCGAAATCGAAATCAAGTAATAACCTTTGATTAGTTGCGTCTAGTAGCGAGATATCCTGCGGATATGTGTATTTTTCGCGTATTAAACCGACTAGATCAGatagtttcattttcttcacgCATTCGCTGGATAACTTAATAACGCCCCTACAAACTTTGGAACAGACTGGACAATTACAATTTGGAGGGGCTAGTTTCGGATTTGATAAATAACGATTTTGGGACAGATTGCTTGCCTTTGCCGTGAAAGCCATATTCAAGTCAGTATACTTAGTGATTGGGGcatatttcaaaagatcTAAAACACGCAATGAAATTAATGATGACGCACCGGCAACAATAGCATTTGTTGTTGCAATAGCCGGGATAATGTTACCAGCAATTTGTTTGATGTCAAATACGGACTTCATTGGGATATTAAATATATGTGACCTTATATTCGCAGCCGTTACGACAAATTCCAAAGTGTCAACATCATCTTTATCAAACTCAATATGATTTTGCTCTTTGGCATAGCGATCCATTAATTTTTGTGtaatattgatgaaatgATTGATTTGCTCCTGTAGTGTTCCAACAGAGTTAGAGCCAAACTTTGTTGTCTTAATAGACCCATTTATCTGAGAATCTGACA includes these proteins:
- the MUS81 gene encoding Mus81p (Subunit of structure-specific Mms4p-Mus81p endonuclease~similar to YDR386W), which encodes MELSSNLKGQYIEWLQELVDGLSPKQEQLKIAYEKAKRNLQSAEGSFYYPIDLKKVKGIGNTIIKRLDAKLQDYCKIHGIPPVEAPSLTQTTSTRPPKRTTTALRSIVNSCESDKNEAHEERGAKKRKTRKYIPKKRSGGYAILLSLLELNAIFRGVSKEQVIELAGKYSEHCMTPNFSTKEFHGAWSSITALKKHSLVLEEGRPKRYSLTEEGVQLTKSLKLADGISFPKESDEPDEYRAIRNESSEFTANLTDLRGEYGKEEEASDINNTSVMLDITFQDLSTPQRLQNSIFRNERLRTQTNTCSHELKEISDNQTISDTAVKAKSTTTRRRYNGISYELWCNGDFEVFPIIDHREIKSQSDRDFFSKAFERKGMKSEIKQLALGDIIWVAKNKNTGLQCVLNTIVERKRLDDLALSIRDNRFMEQKNRLEKSGCDNKYYLIEETMSGNIGNMNEALKTALWLILVYYKFSMIRTCNSDETVEKIHALHTVISHHYSQKDLIVIFPSDLKSQDDYKKVLLQFRREFERKGGIECCHNFECFQELMGKGDLKTVGELTIHVLMLVKGISLEKAVAIQEIYPTLNKILMAYNTCSSEEEAKLLMFNVLGDAPGAKKITKGLSEKIYDAFGKF
- the RVS167 gene encoding amphiphysin (Actin-associated protein with roles in endocytosis and exocytosis~similar to YDR388W) — its product is MSFKGFTKAVSRAPQSFRQKFKMGEQTEDPVYEDAERRFQELEQETKKLSEESKRYSTAVNGMLTHQIGFAKSMEEIFKPISGKMSDPNATIPEDNPQGIEASEQYRAIVAELQETLKPDLALVEEKIVTPCQELLKIITYIRKMATKRNHKKLDLDRHLNTYNKHEKKKEPTAKDEERLYKAQAQVEVAQQEYDYYNDLLKTQLPILFSLEAEFVKPLFVSFYFMQLNIFYTLYNKLQDMKIPYFDLNSDIVESYIAKKGNVEEQTDALTITHFKLGYSKAKLEMTRRKYGVATAEGSPVSGASSGVGYGAGYDAATATSPTSTGYGYGAAAPGYAAQPATQYGAAAAVGTVPGTFPQYGAAQSPPLTGLGFQQSPQQQGPPPAYSNPLASPVAGAPAVAAAAAPGVETVTALYDYQAQAAGDLSFPAGAVIEIVQRTPDVNEWWTGRYNGQQGVFPGNYVQLNKN
- the SAC7 gene encoding GTPase-activating protein SAC7 (GTPase activating protein (GAP) for Rho1p~similar to YDR389W) → MPNSTLKQGPKIENVSPSKGHVPSFWKQFINNPKSMSSENITVPRSPNSLSRNAQPTTLKRPPLSSRPYSYNTPTKDRKSFSKSAKQNNNNNNANSGTSPHAEFKNYRDMFLSNRNGFTGRVFGVTLAESLSVASAEVIVQSELVSFGRIPIVVAKCGAYLKANGLETSGIFRIAGNGKRVKALQYIFSSPPDYGTKFNDWETYTVHDVASLLRRYLNNLAEPLIPLSLYEQFRDPLRARPRILRHMLTHEVSHPNANKANNITVKSSRQNYNDDGANDGDIEKEDTKDDEEKRRRKIRHKRRLTRDIRAAIKEYEELFVTLSNDTKQLTIYLLDLLSLFARQSQFNLMSGRNLAAIFQPSILSHPQHDMDPREYELSRLVVEFLIEYSYKLLPHLLKLAKKEQQKRLSTEKKNNNAEKQKIDPTEIPRITSSDSPPIVSSNKYPSTIDNSNKLDRPTLSPISTSIPENSSDLQDSKMLKPPKQRRPHSKSFGSTPVPPDVIASNKRRTNLFPWLHKPGILSDTGDNGDLTATEAEGDDYEEENVDPYGQSPASVHSGSLPKQHHLPIPRMNRSLSGNSTNSSFNTRPISMILTSGNDNSADHLELLSNSHSNSERSHALPLTEDDGDERNSRSRKRESWFQRLTSRSGSANRA
- the UBA2 gene encoding E1 ubiquitin-activating protein UBA2 (Subunit of heterodimeric nuclear SUMO activating enzyme E1 with Aos1p~similar to YDR390C), whose amino-acid sequence is MARETNLVTIIGEDSYKKLRSSKCLLVGAGGIGSELLKDIILMEFGEIHIVDLDTIDLSNLNRQFLFRQKDIKQPKSTTAVKAVQHFNNSKLVPYQGNVMDISTFPLHWFEQFDIIFNALDNLAARRYVNKISQFLSLPLIESGTAGFDGYMQPIIPGKSECFECTTKETPKTFPVCTIRSTPSQPIHCIVWAKNFLFNQLFASEVSVNEDDDNQDWGTDDAEEIKHIKQETNELHELQKIIISNDVSRIPEILNKLFIQDINKLLAIGNLWKTRTKPVPLSDSQINGSIKTTKFGSNSVGTLQEQINHFINITQKLMDRYAKEQNHIEFDKDDVDTLEFVVTAANIRSHIFNIPMKSVFDIKQIAGNIIPAIATTNAIVAGASSLISLRVLDLLKYAPITKYTDLNMAFTAKASNLSQNRYLSNPKLAPPNCNCPVCSKVCRGVIKLSSECVKKMKLSDLVGLIREKYTYPQDISLLDATNQRLLLDFDFEDLNDRTLSEVNLGNGSIILFSDEEGDTMIRKSIELYLSVDDELPCDTCRLPDIQVPLVKTGNSTSTNEEQERGEKGTDAVTTANSHGEDGIVILDDDENEIVIDMEPMNGSKKRPIDTEVSETSSNKRTKLANESTNFDIVGLD
- the CIN10 gene encoding Cin10p (transporter~similar to YDR387C) — translated: MSTGESEDVYSDLYSIISQVTSNTANDIEQLPYALTFKTSLIFVGATVGGLLFGYDTGVISGVLLSLKPEDLSLAVLTDVQKELITSSTSVGSFFGSMLAFPLADRYGRRITLAICCSIFILAAVGMATARTLTFLICGRLLVGVAVGVSAQCVPLFLSEISPSRIRGFMLTLNIIAITGGQLVSYVIASLIKGIDNSWRYLFAFSAIPAILFLSILDFIPESPRWSISKGDILYARDSLRMLYPTASTYHVNSKIKQLIIELDKLRIYEDASEPLLVQSQSVVRYMDSSGSGTLSPSNIKRLSSNTERASNTVSSSSAFLSALRGPALNGVTTSNKKKRHRMEPRTIRALLVGCVLMFFQQVTGFNAFMYYAAIIFSKFDIKNPLLPPILIASTNFIFTFFAMYSMDSLGRRAILLRTILIMTVGLLLCSVGFGHNQVGLLLISVVIYVAAYASAMGSVPWTCVEFLPLNRRSFGASCIACTNWLTNALVSMTYLSAINIIGDENTMLIFAFFTVCAWFFVYFWYPEVKGLSLEEVGKVFDNGIDVHYVFRTYH